Proteins encoded within one genomic window of Bacillota bacterium:
- a CDS encoding ImmA/IrrE family metallo-endopeptidase codes for MVSIGERIRRARRAVGLSMRDLADRVGVSHQAIFKYERDEDVPSSGVLLRLADALGVKIEYFFRTRTAKVSGLAYRKLSGLPRKAEWVVLEQIQEWLERYLEVEDLFPEQIRRFALPSSVDRRVSSVEEAERVSEELRGAWELGLDPIKDLTELLEEKGIRVGLVDGVDGFDACTFQTESGEPIIAVKRGLPGDRQRFKLAHELGHITLEPAEGVDPEAAARRFAGAFLVPQAAARKELGQQRHNLSHYELHLLKHKYGLSMQGWIYRSKDLGIISERVFKSLFRLFKQRGWHLQEPGDALPPEEPKYMERLVMRALAEDLISVSRAAELLGKPLDQLRQEVAMQHGGFSADFGH; via the coding sequence ATGGTGTCTATTGGGGAACGCATCAGGCGTGCTCGCAGGGCGGTCGGGTTGAGCATGCGTGACCTGGCTGACCGGGTCGGTGTAAGCCATCAGGCCATCTTCAAGTACGAACGGGACGAAGATGTTCCAAGTTCAGGAGTGCTGCTCCGTCTAGCTGATGCGCTGGGCGTCAAAATAGAGTATTTCTTCCGTACTCGGACGGCGAAGGTTTCCGGTCTAGCTTACAGGAAGCTCTCCGGTCTACCCAGGAAGGCTGAATGGGTGGTCCTTGAACAGATTCAGGAATGGCTGGAACGATACCTGGAGGTCGAGGACCTTTTCCCGGAACAAATCCGGCGGTTTGCTTTGCCTTCCAGCGTGGACCGACGTGTATCTTCGGTAGAAGAAGCTGAGCGTGTATCCGAGGAATTGCGGGGTGCTTGGGAGTTGGGGCTGGACCCCATCAAAGACCTCACCGAGCTTCTTGAGGAAAAGGGTATCAGGGTTGGATTGGTGGATGGAGTGGACGGCTTTGATGCTTGCACCTTTCAAACAGAGAGTGGTGAGCCGATCATTGCAGTCAAGCGTGGTTTGCCTGGAGACCGGCAGCGGTTCAAACTGGCGCATGAGCTCGGGCATATTACCTTGGAACCGGCTGAGGGAGTAGATCCTGAGGCGGCAGCACGGCGTTTCGCAGGGGCATTTCTGGTGCCCCAAGCGGCAGCGCGCAAGGAATTGGGGCAGCAGCGCCACAATCTTAGCCACTATGAGCTCCATCTGTTAAAGCATAAGTATGGGCTGAGCATGCAAGGCTGGATCTATCGCTCCAAGGACCTCGGGATTATCTCAGAGAGGGTTTTTAAAAGCCTATTCCGGCTGTTCAAGCAGCGGGGATGGCATCTCCAAGAACCGGGTGATGCGCTGCCACCCGAAGAGCCAAAATACATGGAGCGGCTTGTGATGCGGGCACTTGCTGAGGATCTGATCTCCGTCTCCCGTGCCGCAGAGTTGTTGGGCAAGCCTCTTGACCAGCTCCGGCAGGAGGTGGCGATGCAGCATGGGGGGTTCTCGGCGGACTTTGGTCACTGA